A window of Salmo trutta chromosome 5, fSalTru1.1, whole genome shotgun sequence contains these coding sequences:
- the LOC115193596 gene encoding protein Wnt-8b-like: MFMHLEVFYCILILMSHMTTSCCSWSVNNFLMTGPKVHLIYSSSVAAGAQSGIEECKYQFAWDRWNCPERALQLSTHRSLRSANRETAFVHAISSAGVMYTLTRNCSLGDFDNCGCDDTRNGQRGGTGWQWGGCSDNVGFGEAISKQFVDTLETGQDARAAMNLHNNEAGRKAVKGTMQKTCKCHGVSGSCTTQTCWLQLPDFREVGNYLKEKYNRALKVDLLRGAGNSAASRGAIAETFSSISRKELVHLEDSPDYCLENRTLGLPGTEGRECLKKGKRLNKWEKRSCKRLCGECGLAVEERKAELVSSCNCKFHWCCAVKCEQCRKTVTKYFCVKNGGQRGKNKSAGSRRKNLRLRKKH; encoded by the exons ATGTTCATGCATTTGGAGGTCTTTTACTGTATCTTAATTTTGATGTCTCACATGACAACGTCTTGCTGCAGCTG GTCAGTGAATAATTTCCTTATGACTGGACCTAAG GTGCACCTGATTTACTCTAGCAGCGTAGCGGCCGGGGCTCAGAGCGGCATTGAGGAGTGTAAATATCAGTTTGCCTGGGACCGATGGAACTGCCCTGAGAGAGCCCTGCAGCTGTCCACACACAGAAGCCTCCGCAGCG CAAACAGGGAGACAGCGTTTGTCCATGCCATCAGTTCAGCAGGGGTCATGTACACTCTGACGAGGAACTGCAGTCTGGGGGACTTTGACAACTGTGGCTGTGATGACACCAGGAACGGACAGCGGG GGGGTACAGGCTGGCAGTGGGGGGGCTGCAGTGACAACGTTGGGTTTGGTGAGGCCATCTCCAAGCAGTTTGTTGACACGCTGGAGACAGGCCAGGACGCACGGGCCGCCATGAACCTCCACAACAACGAGGCTGGACGCAAG GCAGTGAAAGGGACTATGCAGAAGACGTGTAAGTGCCATGGCGTCTCTGGGTCCTGCACCACACAGACCTGCTGGTTACAGCTCCCAGATTTCAGGGAGGTGGGAAACTATCTGAAGGAGAAgtacaaccgagcactgaag GTGGACCTGCTCCGGGGGGCCGGGAACAGTGCAGCCAGTCGAGGTGCCATTGCTGAGACCTTCAGCTCCATCTCTCGTAAAGAACTGGTCCACTTAGAGGACTCCCCAGACTACTGCCTGGAGAACCGTACCCTGGGCCTGCCCGGCACAGAGGGCAGAGAGTGCCTGAAGAAGGGCAAAAGACTAAATAAGTGGGAGAAGCGGAGCTGCAAGAGGCTGTGCGGGGAGTGTGGTTTAGccgtggaggagaggaaggcggAGCTGGTGTCGAGTTGCAATTGCAAGTTCCACTGGTGCTGCGCGGTAAAGTGCGAGCAGTGCCGCAAGACGGTGACCAAGTACTTCTGCGTGAAGAATGGGGGGCAGAGGGGGAAGAACAAGAGCGCCGGCAGCCGTAGGAAGAACCTGAGGCTGAGGAAGAAGCACTGA